A window of Equus caballus isolate H_3958 breed thoroughbred chromosome 10, TB-T2T, whole genome shotgun sequence contains these coding sequences:
- the POPDC3 gene encoding popeye domain-containing protein 3 — MESEPRSGLAMERNSTLWKNLIDEHPVCTTWKQEAEGAIYHLASILFVVGFMGGSGFFGLLYVFSLLGLGFLCSAVWAWVDVCAADIFSWNFVLFVICFMQFVHIAYQVRSITFAREFQLLYSSIFQPLGTSLPVFRTIALSSEVVTLEKEHCYAMQGKTSIDKLSLLVSGRIRVTVDGEFLHYIFPFQFLDSPEWDSLRPTEEGLFQVTLTAETDCRYVSWRRKKLYLLFAQHRYISRLFSVLIGSDIADKLYALNDRIYIGKRYHYDIRLPNFYQMSSPKMPRTPLTGHFRNSRQHCDK, encoded by the exons ATGGAAAGTGAACCACGCAGTGGTCTGGCCATGGAGAGAAATTCAACTTTATGGAAGAACCTAATAGATGAACACCCAGTCTGCACCacctggaagcaagaggctgaaGGAGCCATTTATCATCTTGCCAGTATTTTATTTGTCGTAGGTTTTATGGGTGGCAGTGGATTCTTCGGCCTCCTTTACGTCTTCAGTTTGCTGGGCTTGGGTTTTCTCTGCTCCGCTGTCTGGGCTTGGGTAGATGTCTGTGCAGCTGACATATTTTCCTGGAATTTTGTACTGTTTGTCATCTGCTTCATGCAGTTTGTTCATATTGCATATCAAGTTCGCAGCATAACCTTTGCCCGAGAATTCCAGCTATTGTACAGCTCCATTTTCCAGCCTCTGGGGACCTCTTTGCCCGTCTTCAGAACAATTGCTCTGAGCTCTGAAGTGGTTACTTTGGAAAAGGAGCACTGTTATGCCATGCAAGGGAAAACCTCCATTGATAAACTCTCCCTGCTTGTTTCAGGAAG GATCAGAGTGACAGTTGATGGCGAGTTTCTGCATTACATTTTCCCCTTCCAGTTCCTGGATTCTCCTGAGTGGGACTCACTGAGACCCACAGAGGAAGGCCTTTTTCAG GTAACCCTCACAGCAGAAACTGATTGTCGATATGTGtcttggaggagaaagaaattatatttgcTCTTCGCTCAACACCGTTACATCTCTCGCCTGTTTTCGGTTTTAATTGGCAGTGACATTGCAGATAAACTCTATGCCTTGAATGACAGGATATATATAGGAAAAAGATACCACTACGATATTCGGTTGCCCAACTTCTATCAAATGTCAAGTCCAAAAATGCCTAGAACACCCCTGACAGGACATTTTCGGAATTCCAGACAACATTGTGATAAATGA